AGTGCAAACATTCAGCCACAACTTCTTTCCCTGAAGGAATAAGTAAGCACACCGTGCTTCTGACAGCCTGTTCACAAAAGCAGCAGTCACAATGAAGACAACTGCTAACATTAAGTACTTTTACGTCTTGCACAACCAGGTAGGAAATTATTTATGAATGATAAAATGTAGCAGTTCCCTTCTGCAgttagctttaaaataaataagacaaagttcattttgttttgttcctagtGTTGCATAAAGCTTCTCAGTTTTGGTCTGCTTGCACCCAGCTTTGCTGAGCTACTGGCAGAACCCTCAGACTCTACAGCCTCTTCAATGCTTCTCCCCGTGCTGCACTTCAGATTAAAAGCATCTATTGaaataaacttcagaaaaacCCCCTCAGGATTTGGCAATACAGAAATGGAAGCTGAGCAGCGCCTCCACCACTTGAGCAACCTCAAGATACACGCAAGCCATTGTTGATGTGATCCCCTAGCTACTTTCattgtattatttaaaaaaccaaacaccacCAACAAATAAGAAGGACTTTTTTACTTTGTCTTCTTCGGTTCTGGTGTTCTCGACACCCTCCTGATGGGTCTAGTGCTTGGAGATGGAGACTGTCTTCTCTGGGGCGATGCTGACGCTCCCCTTCGCAGTGGTGGTGGGCTTGAAGAGGTATGAGAAGCTCTAGGCCGTGGTGAAGGTGaatgccttttgttttgtgGTGGAGAACGTGTTTCCCGATTGGACCTACTGGGAGGAGAACCCTTCCGGTGCTTGGAAGATATCGATGGTGAGCGCCTTTTAGCAGCTGGAGAGCTCCtttgttttggtggtggtgAATGGGAGACTCTGCGTTTTGACTGCGGAGAAGGCGATGCTCGTCGTttgggtggaggaggaggagaagccGTTCTTCTCTTTGGAGGTGGAGAAGGAGAATATCGCCTTTGTATCGGAGGGGAGTACCTCCGTGGAGAAGGTGAGCGTCTGCGTGGGGGCGGTGAAGGAGacctacaaagaaaataaaggtttaAGTACCACACAGGCATGGGAATCAGTTACCAGTGTCAGTCAGTATGcctaaaaagggaaaaagactCACACGAATGTTTCTCTAAACTTAGTTAATACTTTATTCAATAGCAAGCTTCTTGGAACTGTTTGATATTTGGGACCAGATGTGGCAATCAATCCACAAGCAGAATACACAACTACCTCAGAAAATCTCAGCAGCACAACTACAGCCCCCTCAGCAAGCTGTGCATCACGGAACAGGTTTCCTACAGTCTTTTTACAGGTCACAGCTGGAAGTTAACAAACCAAAAATGACCAAAATCAAAGCACAGTACCTTCGGCGGGGCAATGAGGGTGAGCGGCGTCgcctgggaggggggggtggggaaggagagCGCCGTCGGCGGGCAGGTGGGGGGGATgggctcctcctcctcctactGAAGAAACAAAGGGATTACTCAGAAAAGTTGCAGCTGAGCCACAGGTTTATTCTTCTCATTCCACTATATTATATAATCTCCCTTCATGTGCTTTTAATTCTACTAGAAATGCTAATGAGGGGATAAAAAGGGAGATCACCTAATTAGCCAGACCAGCTAACAAACAGCTCTCTCATCACACAGTGATATGACTGCTCGGTGTACAGTGTGGAAGGAactaatattttttctcctgcttcGGTTGGATACAGCAGCAGCCTGAATCATaaaatgtcttgggttggaagggacctcaaagatcacaaAGCTCCAAcacctctgctgcaggcagggccaccaacctccccatttcataccattccaggctgcccagggccccgtccaacctggccttgaacacctccagggatggacggggcatccacagcctctctgggcagctgttccagcacctcaccactctcataggaaagaacatccccctgacatccaacctaaatctttcctccttcaacttaaaaccatttccccttgtcctgctattatctaccctctcaaagagttgactcccctcctttttataggctcccttcaggtacggGAAGGAAGTACTGAAGCTGGATCGATGTGAACAGCATGAAACTTCATTCTTGGAAACAGCTCTTACCTATGGATCTAAAATCCAAAGGAACTTATCTCTTGAAATGTTAAGAATAATCAGAGTTGCTGCTAAATTGCAGCTATCTGGATTCAAGTTACTCAGAAAATGAGTCATTTTCTATTCTCCAAGATAAGGTTTAATACAGACTTTtggaaaaatgtgaataaaCTGTGCACTTTCGTGGCATTAATAAATGGAGGAAAACTGGTgttctgtaaggaaaaaagggtccttctcaaaagcaaatcagataaaacaaaatgataaaggataaaatgaaaacaataaaaaattaaagGGCTCATTaaagaaactgaagtttcaTTCCAAACACCCTGGCTGTTGTTCTACAAGGCAATTAGTTGTAATTTTTATAGGTAAGGCTTTGTTTCAAAGGAACGTTCTTTAATGATCTGGGAAAATAGCAGTCTCCAAGTGTCAGGGTTGCACTAATTAAACGTCTTTAAGTACTCACATGACAGGCAATAGGCAAATTTAAGTATGCTGCAAGATAGTTTAACACCTTTGAATCCTGTTTTACACagcattgtttcttttcttcttgatttttttttccctgctagTGAAATATTCCAATACCCAAACCATTATGGGACAGATAAGTCTGAATTTCCCTCATGTTGCTTGAGGTTTGAGGTTGCTTGAGGTTTGAATTTGAGCTTGCAAATTCAAAGGAAAGAAGTACTTATCCATAACAAGAGCCTAAATGATTATCAGTGTGTAAATCCTGTTAAAGATATGAATTTCTAACCAACCTTTTCATCACGGGTGATTGCCACCTCTTTTCCATCTGCATCCTGacagcagtggaagaaaaacaaaacaaagacaaaaaaaatctaactgCCCAGTATTTGAGGCAGAAATTAACACATTCCAACAAATCCAGATTAACTCTCAACAAGTAAAGAGAATACAGTCTTGGAATGGACCAAGGGTCCATCTAACCAGGCATCCCTCACATGACATGCAGTGCTAGATGCTTCAGGGATAGATAATGAAAAGCAGCCTGTATTGAAAGTCTAACTTACCTCAGTGAGATGAAAGGTTGCCAGTTTTAAGAGAATTACATCAACTGTTGCACAAGCTTAGTGCACAGCAGGGGCTTTAAAGTATTACATCTCAAATCACAGACTCTCAAGAGGAAGCCTGCTGTATAACCAGCACTGagattttggttttcttctttaagttattttggagaaaaaaagattaccTCCTTGCACAATTCTGTGCTAAGAGGGCACAACTAAGCTCTTTTGGGTAGCTGCTGGCAGACACACACATCAACTCAACAGCTATCAGAGAAAAAAGATGAGCTGTGCTCACTGTAACAAGTCATTACCGAGGGGAAGGCTCCTTCTGTCGTTTCCGTGGGGATGGTGATGGACTGCGGGAATGGgaatggcggcggcggcggccgacCTCCCCATTCTTCACATTGGATCTCTTCGGTCTTTCCTCTTCAGATGAAGATGAGGAGCCAGAATCTATGAATGGAGAAGAATTACCCTCTGTAAAACAATTCTTATGACCGTTGCAGAGATACCGATATGGTTATAATGCTGTTTAAATCACTAATCCTCCACTCCTGCTAGACAAGAAGGCTCTGTTTAGAAGCAGTTAACAACCAATGTTAATTTGTAGTTGATAAACCCAGCAGAGCTGGGTAACAACACCTGCAGCAACTAACTCTACATCTAAAAAATTAACTAGCCAGGTCATTCTAAAAATGATCTGCTGTTATGCATAGAAACACTAAGTCAGGAGTCTGAGACATTAGGAAATAACCTACTGCAGTAAGAGACTAAGGAAGTCATGGGAAACAACATTAGTGTGTGATGGAAAGAGTTTAAAAGTGCAGCTTTCAAAGACGCATAACAGGAAACATGCCAGAACCTCTAAGAATTAAGCCTCATTTAACGAAAGTACCATGAACAATAATTAAAGTTACTCCATTATGAGTGGGTAAATATACAGTTAAGTTTGCAAtagcactgcacacagcaaaatcattttaaaatcaacattTGAACTGAACGATAACTAACTCCTGCAGGAGCATTAATCCAGGTGTAGGAAATGCAGGTTATCCATACCAGATGAAGACTGTTGATTTTGCCTTCTGTACTGACGTCTCTGTTGCACAGAATCTGCTGCAGCCATTTTACCTCCCTTATCTTCTTCTGAAAAGATAAAGACATAGaatatttaaattgaaaatgaattttgcCTTGCTCAGCAGAAGTAATGTCAGTTGACAGTCAATCAggtgtgctttgttttttttttaaatttaaataagaaTATATTAAGATAGCACTGAGTCTGAAGCATGCTTTGGCCAAGCTTTTTTATGGAGAGCTCAGATGGAAGATTTGAGGCAGTGTCAATGATCATCTTATGCTTCTCAAAACCTTATTTCAATGCCAGCTTATCAACAGCACTCAGCACTTCACTAACATACTTTATTGCTACCTTAGACCAAAAACCCCAAAGGCAGTGTTGACAAGTGAGAACCATACCTGACTCAGACAGCTCAGCTTTCCTTGGTTTTGGTGCTGGTGAAGGAGATTCTCTTTTTTCAGTACTCTTATGCTTGGGtgctaaaagaaaaccaaacaagttgcttcaatttgtttgttttttaaaatccatgCACGCTTTTCTGTTCAAACAAGCTGCAGATGTCATCTTTGAGAAGATGGAAGCATAAAGACAAAGCTGCTGAAAGAAACTCATCTCTTACCTGATGCCCTGCCAGGTGAAACAGAGCCACGGCTTTTCCTTGCACGATTTGACTGCTGAGGCGTTGGAGATCTGCGTGGTTTGGGAGGTGGACTTGCTGGTGGGGATGGTCTGTGCCTTCGCCTCGGGGGGCTGGCAGAAGGAGACAGCCTACGTGTTTTACGAGGAGGACTGGATACAGTTCTTTTAGGTGGTTTCTTTGGTGGAGATCGGGAacgtgaggaggaggaggaagagctaCTGCCAGACAAAGACGCTGATGACCGTCTTCTCCTGTAAATCAAATGTAATATTAGACACCGACCTGGCCTAGGAAACGTTTGAGCACGAACACAGAATTGAATTTGTTTGCAAGCACATATACAGAGCCACATACAGCAGCACTTCCAAAACATGGCGAACAGCCTCCAGCACTTGGTTTGTAGAAGAGATTAAGAACCaatcttttcattatttttaaactacagtgagcaaaaaaaataaaaaacggTTAGTGTTACCCTTACTGGCTTTTCTGTCAATCTACAGGCTACAACTAAGCTTTTCTCCTGGGAACAATTAGTTTTCTTTGGGCTCTCTACTTTTGGATGGTTAAGAGGATTCTCCATGTTAGCACACGTGATTTAATCATCTTTCAAACAGATCTATTTCAGAGTTTAGTGTGCAAGTATGCTGAGAGGTTTTTATACCAGGAGGCAAAAATTTCAGACAACAACTCTGAACCTGTGGTATTCATCCTTATGCTTTAGTTTCTCATCTTTactttgtaattttaaaaagataggGCCTCTAGAATTCTGCGGCAAAATTTGTGGCAAGTTCTGTTGCAACTGTGTACCTGCAGAATCCACCTTTGGCTGCAGAATTCCTGAGAacctggaaaaaagaaaccctaCCTTGAGTGAGACAAACACTTGCTGAAAGGGAGCTCTTGTACATCTTGCAAGATACATGCTTGATACTTCCCACAGTTTTTGCAATAACTGTGCAAAATGAATATCTTTacaaagtcaaaaaaaaaagtacttatcacttgcttaaaaaaaggaagaactgtTCCTTCTTAGAAAGGAGGAACCACTGTACGCAGGAAGCACCGCTTCAGTTCTCTTCTTATGAAGAGGACAGGAATTTATCCTATTCCTACGAAGACGAATCCCTGTTTTGACACTGCCCTGAGTACGTAATTCTCTGCAACGCAACTCAGAACTTTCCTACCAGAATAGTTGCTCATGGATCAAAAATATAACCTTCAACACTAAAGAGCAGACCTTAAGGAgttcttatttttaatcagaagaacatgaagaaatacatttcaagTCAAAGTTTAATTTTTACCTTAACTTTACATAATGGAACAGTGagtcataattaaaaaaatcccagcaaGTATAATCCAGGGCCTGTTCTAACATTTCCCTCCACGGGGAAATAAAGACAGCTAAATGATGCCTCATCTGCCTAAGTTGGGAGCTATCCAGAGCCATTTCAAGGTCTGAAGTTGCCACTTTTTGAAAAGGTGGACAGCTGTTGGCTGTCCCCAAAATACTTACAAAACATGACATGGCAGTTTCTACATCATTCAAATCATACATTACTGGCAGCGCTGAGAAAAGATAAACAAGACAATTCTGATAAATCTCATTCACCAAaactaactgaaaaaaagaagagaagggaaatctTACCGCCTCACCGGTGatctgcttcttctgtgccTGGGTGGGGGAGGCATCCGCCTTGGAGGAGTCCTCCTCCTCGGAGACGGCCGTCGTCTGGGACTGGGTCGCCTTCTAGGGGAGTAAGACCTGTCACAATCAGAAATCCCAATGAAAAGCAACCATCTAATTTTCAAATTTGAGGAACGCCATCCTCTGGGAATGGGGTGAGAAGTTGCTTTTCTCCAACTGTGTAAATTAAAGTACTGCTTAAATTATGATGCCAAGTGCTGCATTCAGCTACAATCAGCAGTTTTAGGTTTACAAACACCTTCTAAGGagtgaagaggggaaaaaaatgaagaggaggggaggaatTTGCAAAATCTTCAGTATCAGATCACCTAAAAGGTGGCTACATAATTCCTACTGAGTGCACCATTCCCTCCCTCGTCACCATTAGTCTCTGCAACCTCTTTCTCATAAACTAATGAGGACAACAGCTCCCCAAGATGTTTATTCATTGAATACATCATTCTCATCTGGCCCAAAACATTCACAGCTCAACATCACTAAAAACACAATTACCTCCACTGAGATCATGACATTAAATGGCAactccagaagaaaacattcagttCTCAACCTCTGCCATCGAGGCAAATTGAAGCCCTACCTTGACCGTGATCTGTGACGCCTTCTTGGTCGAGAATGAGAGGGAGAACGTGATCGAGACCTTGACCTTGACTTAGAGCGAGTTGGGGATCTTTGACGagtcttctctttctccttctctctctccttctttgAATTACGTTCTGGTGAAATTTCTTTTGTCTCTGGTACAGGAGGTTCAGATTTAGGAGCTTTTGGGATATcactattaaaaagaaaaacttgatTTACAAGCACATACAGACTGTAGCCACTGGAGTAACATTTTAGAAGCTGATGCTGTATTCCCCAACAAAGAACATTCTCTTGCCCATCTTCTGACATGTTAAAAATCCTACTCTACAACGGTGAAGAGAATTAGAATATGGTACAATGTTTTGAAGGCAAGCAAAAGTAACACCAAGGCTGTGCATTAGTTGGCTGGAAAACAAGATGACATtgtcagaagcagaaaggaCACCCAGTGTAACGAAACAACAGTGGCAGCTCAGGACTCTGCCCTTAGAATTTTATACAGGGAAATAGAATTCCTACTGAAAATTCTTAGACAAATACTCATGTCATTTTAGGGGAACAGGGAGAAGTAGACATTGTAGTCAAGCTTGGAGGAATAATCTTTAACATGCATTAAGACCATTTCCATTCTTTAAGAAGCAATATACCACTCTCTACAGTTATGACACCCACCTGTTCGAAGTTGCCTCTTGAACAACAGTCTCCTTTGGTTTCACAGAGGGTTCTGGCTCAGGAGTTGCCTCCTTCTTTTCTGGTGCAGGCGTAGCACTGCGGCTCTTGGTTCTGTGATGAGGGGAGCGAGAATGGCTGCGCTTCCGCTCCCGTCTGATGGGTGAGGATCTCCTCCTGGGGGAAGGAGACCTCGATTTGCGcctgggaaaaagaagcaatGCATCATGAAATAacacatgtaaaaataaaaccagtgaTTTTCAGGACCTAAAAGCTCTTCTGAATCAGGTTGATTCTCAGTACTCATCTACAGCACATGCAGGAGGACTCAGAATTTCTGCTAGCAATTTACAGCCAACATTTCATACTTCAAAAAGACAAAGCCTGGAAGAGATGAACCACTGAAAGCAGCTGCTAGTTTAAACAGTATCCCTGTCAATGTCTAACTGCTAATCAATAATTGCAAGAAGTTAAAAAGCCCGCTGAAATAGCTAAGGGGAACATTTACAAACTTCCATGAACTTATTCCCTGCCATGCATTCTTTGCCACAGTCTACAGTACTGTTGGATATACACTACCCGAGTATTTTTATTACCTTCTTGGACTCCTGGAtctgtctcttttttctctgttgtctTTGTCTTCCTTATCCCTCTTCTCCTTGTCTTCATCTTGTTTCTTCATAGAAGCCAGCTTCTCTTGCTCTATCTAGTAACCAAACATCACTGAGCTCAGAGGCATCACAGAGACCTTATCTAAGttgtatttaagaaaacaaaaactctaCTGCTTCAGactaaaatatttgttcttcaCACAAAGAGTTCTGCTGAACCCAAACCACTGTCTATAGCAGCAGTACCTGCACTGCCTCTAATTCTGCACAATGCTCTCAACTCACCCACAATTCTGTAATGAAATCCTACCTGCCGCTGTttaatctcttctttcttcagttccAGAAAAGCAGTTGGAATACCAGCAATGTTTTCTTGTGCACTTAACAGCAGTGGCCATAGTTCGCCCATGAACTCCCTAGCATTTTTCCCATTCAAAAAACCAGTCAGGTTGATTTGCATCATTTTGGAATCTGGATTCTGCAAAGAGACATGACAGGAAGACAAGCCGgttatctgaaaaaaacaacctacaATTTgtcttaaaattaaattaaagctACCATGGGGACTAGAATACATATACACTCAAGAATTCTAAGTATATAGGTTTTAAATCTGTCCCTAGTGGTTTCTCATCAATACAAGTTTATTGTATTACTAAATTTCTTTTGTGTCTTACCATAAAGATTCAAAGGCCTGTTAATCCTTTGTGGGTTTCACAATTATTTTTGGACTGTGTGACTGCTAGACAAGCAAACAACCAAAGGCCTTAAATTTAACACACCGTTACAATGCTGGTAAGAGttctaagcatttttttcctgaatgttttGATACTCCTTGCTTGGAAATCCTCCTTACCATCTGCACAACGGACAGAAGCCATGGAATTGCCTAACACTGCAGATGACATCCTGCTAAGTACCTTAAGTCCTGCTGTCAGCGTTCAAGATTCATGCATGCATTTTCTTACTTGCTTCAAAACATTAAGACTATGCCTGCACTGAGGGAGCATATGCTAAAATACGTGtcttacagattttctttcctcaaagtAATTATGTCATGTCCACAAAGGGTTAAGAGGTCAAAGAGTGGTTCAACATTAAAGTGGGCTTTTTAATTCTAATGTTGTTTGTTGGTCAAGCAACAAGGTCCATATAACAAGCACAGCTCAACAGCACAAAGCAAGTACAGATTCCAGGtgtcttcagtttcttcttggAACCTTGGGGGTTTTGGAATCGCCAAGTCCCCTGTAGAGAAAGATGTTCCCTTGGCTTGCTTCCGACTCCCTACTGCAACTCAACCACCTTGAGTTTAATGTTATATCATTTATCTAAATTGCAAAAGACGAACAAGCAATAATGAGTACACAAccacaaaaaaatattgtttttataaACGTTCTAAACTTTAATCATGCTTAGTATAAGGGGAATTAAAATGAGTACTCAGATTTTATTAGCTAacacatactaaaaaaaaacattttctactaCAAAACCCTAACTTCATTTAGCTTATTAAAACTTATTTCCCCTTTTTGtatctacatattcattaaaTAGACATATATGAATATCTTCAAAATACaatgagatttatttatttaaacagcaATACCTTTTATCAGTTGAAATGTCAACTGCTCTCTCAAAAGACAGGGGTGAACACTTAGGGAAAAAGATTAAGTGTAAAGTACATCAGCATGAGAATGGTTTGCCAATAATGCATGGTACGTCTTTTACTGTCCCTTGGGTTGCAGTGGCACAGTGGcagatattaagaaaaactgACTTTATTACCACTTCATATCTTTTCATATCCTTCCCTATGAAGAACTAAAGGACCTCAATGTTCACACTGTATTAGGCTGAAAATTAACTATAAAGCAAATACAAGTACTAACCTACAATaattaataaaaggaaaaaatgaacataGCTATAGATCTGGCCTCTTAAATTGACTCAAGTATGCTTTATTAAATTACCATCCAATCCATTTAGAATTCCCCTCATGCTTCACATAAAACCTCATCTACTTTACAGTAATTTCAAGAGCAGTGTAAAGCTTTGCCCAATTGCTCTTTCCTGGATTTTTGGTTCGGCCACTTTACACAACTCACCTCCAAACACACACTGCATCATCAAGGGAGTTGGGTCAGAGCGACATTGGACACTCACTCTGCTGTGACCTAATAAGGTGATGGTGCTATACTTCAGACGCAAGGAATAACTTCCATTTTGGTTCAGGCCTTTTAAATCATAAATCACATCATCATTAGAAAATTGCTGTCAAAGTAACTTAACATGtaacagcaaaattaaaacagTAAGTTTGATTTTCACCTGAGCAGTTTGCAAACTATGCACCTTCACTAAGCTTCCAGCCTTACAGCTGTTTACAAAgtgaatttctttcaaaaatatacAAAGTAATAAAATCCCTCCTAATTGTACTTGAGAAATTCACAGATTCAATAGAATTCATAATAATTATGTTACACATTCAGAAGCAATATACACAACAAAATCGTTACCTTCACTTCCAACTGGTTGAATATAAATTCAATTACTACATCATCTTCAAACCCAAGGATTTCTGTTACTCGTTTTGTTATCCATGGTTTGATTACTTCCAGATTTACTTTGCTCATGTCCACCTATAttaaagaggaaggagaaagaaatcattCTCAAAATGAGCCTTTCCACTAAATACACCAGCTGAGAGTACCTAGGATTCTTTCACCACCACGACTGACTTGCGCAGTGCCACACGCATCATTATCCTGGCccagctttgttttaaaatagtttctaaactcttctgtgttttaaatcagTTTCTAACCTCTTCTGAACCACGGTGCTTTGATTCAAGTACCAGTCTGGACCTCTCATTTTGAAATTGTGTTTTACATAAAAACCCACTGGTATTACAAAGTGAATATTACCACCTTCTTCTAAAACCATACCAGAGGAAATGACATTCCTTGCATTCTCATATGTACCACCTGATATACAGTTAAGAACCACACCTGATTCAAAGTCTTATTTCTCCACCCCATCCCAATCAACTTACCTTCTTTTCTAAGCATTCTGCAAATTTCAACTGCTTCAACAGCTTCTTCTGCTTATTGCTGAAGCgattgtcctgctctgcactTGTTCCCTAGGGCACAGGAAACAACACGGTCAGTCTGCGTGGCATCCAGCCACCCCTTAGGAGCAGATCCCTGTGCTTCACTCCACACGTTAGCACCGAGCAGTGACACAGCTCTGTACATAAATAATCCTTCTCAATTTTAGCACTGCAGCCTTCACTTACTGCTGAAGATTGAGGGGTAGGCAGGCTCCAGAGCTCTGTATCTTAATCTCATAATCCCCCTAGCATCATACTCACATGTACAGCAGCGTCACGCTGCTATGAAACTGACCTACAGTGGAACTCACAAGCCTTCAGAAGGAACAAGCTTTTTCCTCTGTCCAAGAACAAAAGCATTCTATTTAGCTAACAACATCAGTGAAACTGCCAGGTAAATTTTTGAAGCACATTACCTAAACGTGGAGGCAGCAAGAGTACAAAGAATACTGTTTTATTGATCATGCTCTGTTAAAGTTCACCAACTTGTTCCACTTTCATGAGCAGAAACTATAGGTTAAGCCATCTAGAACTGAAGGCTTGTCTGGaaaatttatttgcaaaaaaagaaaaagtaaacagaacaacagaagaaaggacTCAAATGCTGATAACCTGTTACTAATCAAAAACAAGCCTGCAATTCACAGAGTTTATTTGGGAAAGCAACAGGAGTGATGAAAACCACAGAATTTATATGCAGTTGCCTATGGGAGATGACTTGAGTGCCAGAAAGTATCTAGAACTAGCAACAGAATATACTGCAAGGCTCCCAAGCACAGAATACAGACTGCAACCATTAACATTGCCATTTGCTACTCTGCCATACAGGAATCCTGGAGACTCATTGAGGCACTTGCTGGGCTTTAGTCTGTAATacctgcagcctgtgggatgGCTTACACGTTAGCAAAACACGCAGTACTTGTCAGATTGTTGTGAAGTGTAAAAACACCACTTAAAGTCCTGCCTCAGCCCCgtgttgctttttattctgtttttagaaGTCACCTCCGAGAGCCCAATCTAAAAGAGTATTCAATTTCTGATCCGTTGCCCTCAGTGCCATAATCCCACCATCAGTGACAACTACCTGATCTGCAAACCTGTAAAGAATGGTACCACTGGGGAACATGGATGTAACTCTCCTGAACCCAACTCCTCGCCCACagctgatggttttttttttttcctcttttaaccAATCTGCCACATTGTCACCAAAATCCAGAAACGAAACTCACTGACCCCAGAGAGGTCAGAAAGGCAACAGcacttcctgcagcactgtgtgcatgGGGGGGAAATCACTGCTTCCACTGTGTACCACCAGGAGCTATAAAGCACATGGGTCTTATACACGTTAACATGGATTCATAGGCACTCACCAAGTGACTGCCTACTACTAGAATTGCTATATGTACTAAAATATAATACTACACAAGTGCTGTGTTATATGGACTTCTTGCAAAGGGTCTTTGGTGACTGTGGGGCTATGCTATCCACGTCAGGTCTTCCATAAGGTCAAGCACTTATTTACAAAGACATGGCTGTTGACTAAGCTCCTAATGAGCACTTTGAGCTTGTTGTGGTGCCCATAGCATCAGCCCCAGCAGAGTACAGCACACCTCCCTATGGCCCATGGAACACAGACTCTGCTttcaggctgcagctctcctgctgagCTGGGAAAACTACCTTCTCTGGA
Above is a genomic segment from Gallus gallus isolate bGalGal1 chromosome 23, bGalGal1.mat.broiler.GRCg7b, whole genome shotgun sequence containing:
- the SRRM1 gene encoding serine/arginine repetitive matrix protein 1 isoform X11, whose translation is MYSSPHGSFNLILRQIVGCFFQITGLSSCHVSLQNPDSKMMQINLTGFLNGKNAREFMGELWPLLLSAQENIAGIPTAFLELKKEEIKQRQIEQEKLASMKKQDEDKEKRDKEDKDNREKRDRSRSPRRRKSRSPSPRRRSSPIRRERKRSHSRSPHHRTKSRSATPAPEKKEATPEPEPSVKPKETVVQEATSNSDIPKAPKSEPPVPETKEISPERNSKKEREKEKEKTRQRSPTRSKSRSRSRSRSPSHSRPRRRHRSRSRRRPSPRRRPSPRRRTPPRRMPPPPRHRRSRSPVRRRRRSSASLSGSSSSSSSSRSRSPPKKPPKRTVSSPPRKTRRLSPSASPPRRRHRPSPPASPPPKPRRSPTPQQSNRARKSRGSVSPGRASAPKHKSTEKRESPSPAPKPRKAELSESEEDKGGKMAAADSVQQRRQYRRQNQQSSSDSGSSSSSEEERPKRSNVKNGEVGRRRRHSHSRSPSPSPRKRQKEPSPRMQMEKRWQSPVMKSRRRRSPSPPPARRRRSPSPPPPPRRRRSPSLPRRRSPSPPPRRRSPSPRRYSPPIQRRYSPSPPPKRRTASPPPPPKRRASPSPQSKRRVSHSPPPKQRSSPAAKRRSPSISSKHRKGSPPSRSNRETRSPPQNKRHSPSPRPRASHTSSSPPPLRRGASASPQRRQSPSPSTRPIRRVSRTPEPKKTKASTPSPRSARRVSSSRSASGSPEPAPKKHQGPPSPARSRSPSANWSPAKKAKSPTQSPSPARNSDQEGGGKKKKKKKDKKHKKDKKHKKHKKHKKEKAAVAAAPAAVAAADTTSAQEEQEAETEPKKETESEPEDNLDDLEKHLREKALRSMRKAQVSPPS
- the SRRM1 gene encoding serine/arginine repetitive matrix protein 1, translating into MDAGFFRGTSAEQDNRFSNKQKKLLKQLKFAECLEKKVDMSKVNLEVIKPWITKRVTEILGFEDDVVIEFIFNQLEVKNPDSKMMQINLTGFLNGKNAREFMGELWPLLLSAQENIAGIPTAFLELKKEEIKQRQIEQEKLASMKKQDEDKEKRDKEDKDNREKRDRSRSPRRRKSRSPSPRRRSSPIRRERKRSHSRSPHHRTKSRSATPAPEKKEATPEPEPSVKPKETVVQEATSNSDIPKAPKSEPPVPETKEISPERNSKKEREKEKEKTRQRSPTRSKSRSRSRSRSPSHSRPRRRHRSRSRRRPSPRRRPSPRRRTPPRRMPPPPRHRRSRSPVRRRRRSSASLSGSSSSSSSSRSRSPPKKPPKRTVSSPPRKTRRLSPSASPPRRRHRPSPPASPPPKPRRSPTPQQSNRARKSRGSVSPGRASAPKHKSTEKRESPSPAPKPRKAELSESEEDKGGKMAAADSVQQRRQYRRQNQQSSSDSGSSSSSEEERPKRSNVKNGEVGRRRRHSHSRSPSPSPRKRQKEPSPRRRRRSPSPPPARRRRSPSPPPPPRRRRSPSLPRRRSPSPPPRRRSPSPRRYSPPIQRRYSPSPPPKRRTASPPPPPKRRASPSPQSKRRVSHSPPPKQRSSPAAKRRSPSISSKHRKGSPPSRSNRETRSPPQNKRHSPSPRPRASHTSSSPPPLRRGASASPQRRQSPSPSTRPIRRVSRTPEPKKTKASTPSPRSARRVSSSRSASGSPEPAPKKHQGPPSPARSRSPSANWSPAKKAKSPTQSPSPARNSDQEGGGKKKKKKKDKKHKKDKKHKKHKKHKKEKAAVAAAPAAVAAADTTSAQEEQEAETEPKKETESEPEDNLDDLEKHLREKALRSMRKAQVSPPS